A window from Balearica regulorum gibbericeps isolate bBalReg1 chromosome 1, bBalReg1.pri, whole genome shotgun sequence encodes these proteins:
- the TMEM19 gene encoding transmembrane protein 19 isoform X5, producing MTCYQEDFFKEYLKMMANIVVLNLLICISLAFWIVSMTASTYYGTLRPISPWRWLFSILVPLLIATQGFKKKSLDHSGALGGLVVGFILTVANYSFFTSLLVFFVTSSKLTKWKKDRKKQIDSEYKEGGQRNWVQVFCNGGVPTELAILYMIENGPGEIPVDFSKQYTASWMCLSLLGALACSAGDTWASEIGTVMSKSQPRLITTWEKVPVGTNGAITLVGLLSSLLGGMAVGIAYFITQLIFVSDLEISAPQWPIIVFGAAAGLLGSIVDSYLGATMQYSGFDQNIGMVVNHQTKDSKHISGKPILDNNAVNLFSSIVIALVLPGVAWCFWPRG from the exons ATGACCTGTTACCAGGAGGATTTCTTCAAAGAGTACTTGAAGATGATGGCGAATATTGTTGTCCTGAACTTGctcatttgtatttctctgGCTTTCTGGATCGTGTCCATGACTGCAAGTACGTACTACG GTACTTTACGACCCATTTCTCCATGGCGCTGGCTTTTTTCAATCTTGGTTCCACTACTGATTGCAACACAGGGTTTTAAGAAGAAGAGTCTGGATCACAGTGGTGCATTGGGAG gaCTGGTGGTTGGATTTATCCTTACAGTTGCAAATTACAGTTTCTTCACttctttgcttgtattttttgttaCTTCTTCAAAACTtactaaatggaaaaaagatagaaagaaGCAAATAGATTCAGAATACAAAGAAG GCGGACAGAGGAATTGGGTGCAAGTATTCTGTAATGGTGGTGTTCCTACTGAGCTCGCCATCTTATATATGATAGAAAATGGACCAGGTGAAATTCCAGTCGACTTTTCAAAGCAATACACAGCATCATGGATGTGCTTATCCCTTTTGGGAGCTTTGGCATGCTCTGCTGGTGATACATGGGCTTCAGAGATTGGTACCGTTATGAGTAAAAGCCAGCCAAGGTTAATAACAACCTGGGAAAAGGTTCCAGTAG GTACTAATGGAGCAATTACTTTAGTGGGCCTGCTCTCAAGTTTGCTTGGGGGCATGGCAGTAGGTATAGCCTACTTCATAACACAACTCATTTTCGTGAGTGATCTGGAAATATCTGCTCCGCAATGGCCCATTATTGTGTTTGGCGCAGCAGCTGGCTTACTGGGATCAATTGTTGATTCATATTTGGGAGCTACAATGCAATACAGCG GTTTTGACCAGAATATCGGCATGGTTGTCAACCACCAAACAAAAGACTCCAAGCACATATCTGGAAAACCTATATTGGACAACAACGcagtaaatcttttttcttctatagtCATTGCTTTGGTGCTTCCAGGTGTGGCGTGGTGTTTCTGGCCCAGGGGTTGA
- the TMEM19 gene encoding transmembrane protein 19 isoform X1 — translation MPSSSAQPRAGGGRPQPPPRERLVVASQRPEVFSFWLPMTCYQEDFFKEYLKMMANIVVLNLLICISLAFWIVSMTASTYYGTLRPISPWRWLFSILVPLLIATQGFKKKSLDHSGALGGLVVGFILTVANYSFFTSLLVFFVTSSKLTKWKKDRKKQIDSEYKEGGQRNWVQVFCNGGVPTELAILYMIENGPGEIPVDFSKQYTASWMCLSLLGALACSAGDTWASEIGTVMSKSQPRLITTWEKVPVGTNGAITLVGLLSSLLGGMAVGIAYFITQLIFVSDLEISAPQWPIIVFGAAAGLLGSIVDSYLGATMQYSGFDQNIGMVVNHQTKDSKHISGKPILDNNAVNLFSSIVIALVLPGVAWCFWPRG, via the exons ATGCCgagcagctcagcccagccccgagcgggcggggggcggccgcagccccctccccgtGAGCGCCTTGTCGTCGCTTCGCAGCGCCCCGAG GTGTTTTCCTTCTGGCTTCCTATGACCTGTTACCAGGAGGATTTCTTCAAAGAGTACTTGAAGATGATGGCGAATATTGTTGTCCTGAACTTGctcatttgtatttctctgGCTTTCTGGATCGTGTCCATGACTGCAAGTACGTACTACG GTACTTTACGACCCATTTCTCCATGGCGCTGGCTTTTTTCAATCTTGGTTCCACTACTGATTGCAACACAGGGTTTTAAGAAGAAGAGTCTGGATCACAGTGGTGCATTGGGAG gaCTGGTGGTTGGATTTATCCTTACAGTTGCAAATTACAGTTTCTTCACttctttgcttgtattttttgttaCTTCTTCAAAACTtactaaatggaaaaaagatagaaagaaGCAAATAGATTCAGAATACAAAGAAG GCGGACAGAGGAATTGGGTGCAAGTATTCTGTAATGGTGGTGTTCCTACTGAGCTCGCCATCTTATATATGATAGAAAATGGACCAGGTGAAATTCCAGTCGACTTTTCAAAGCAATACACAGCATCATGGATGTGCTTATCCCTTTTGGGAGCTTTGGCATGCTCTGCTGGTGATACATGGGCTTCAGAGATTGGTACCGTTATGAGTAAAAGCCAGCCAAGGTTAATAACAACCTGGGAAAAGGTTCCAGTAG GTACTAATGGAGCAATTACTTTAGTGGGCCTGCTCTCAAGTTTGCTTGGGGGCATGGCAGTAGGTATAGCCTACTTCATAACACAACTCATTTTCGTGAGTGATCTGGAAATATCTGCTCCGCAATGGCCCATTATTGTGTTTGGCGCAGCAGCTGGCTTACTGGGATCAATTGTTGATTCATATTTGGGAGCTACAATGCAATACAGCG GTTTTGACCAGAATATCGGCATGGTTGTCAACCACCAAACAAAAGACTCCAAGCACATATCTGGAAAACCTATATTGGACAACAACGcagtaaatcttttttcttctatagtCATTGCTTTGGTGCTTCCAGGTGTGGCGTGGTGTTTCTGGCCCAGGGGTTGA
- the TMEM19 gene encoding transmembrane protein 19 isoform X2 — protein MPSSSAQPRAGGGRPQPPPRERLVVASQRPEVFSFWLPMTCYQEDFFKEYLKMMANIVVLNLLICISLAFWIVSMTASTLRPISPWRWLFSILVPLLIATQGFKKKSLDHSGALGGLVVGFILTVANYSFFTSLLVFFVTSSKLTKWKKDRKKQIDSEYKEGGQRNWVQVFCNGGVPTELAILYMIENGPGEIPVDFSKQYTASWMCLSLLGALACSAGDTWASEIGTVMSKSQPRLITTWEKVPVGTNGAITLVGLLSSLLGGMAVGIAYFITQLIFVSDLEISAPQWPIIVFGAAAGLLGSIVDSYLGATMQYSGFDQNIGMVVNHQTKDSKHISGKPILDNNAVNLFSSIVIALVLPGVAWCFWPRG, from the exons ATGCCgagcagctcagcccagccccgagcgggcggggggcggccgcagccccctccccgtGAGCGCCTTGTCGTCGCTTCGCAGCGCCCCGAG GTGTTTTCCTTCTGGCTTCCTATGACCTGTTACCAGGAGGATTTCTTCAAAGAGTACTTGAAGATGATGGCGAATATTGTTGTCCTGAACTTGctcatttgtatttctctgGCTTTCTGGATCGTGTCCATGACTGCAA GTACTTTACGACCCATTTCTCCATGGCGCTGGCTTTTTTCAATCTTGGTTCCACTACTGATTGCAACACAGGGTTTTAAGAAGAAGAGTCTGGATCACAGTGGTGCATTGGGAG gaCTGGTGGTTGGATTTATCCTTACAGTTGCAAATTACAGTTTCTTCACttctttgcttgtattttttgttaCTTCTTCAAAACTtactaaatggaaaaaagatagaaagaaGCAAATAGATTCAGAATACAAAGAAG GCGGACAGAGGAATTGGGTGCAAGTATTCTGTAATGGTGGTGTTCCTACTGAGCTCGCCATCTTATATATGATAGAAAATGGACCAGGTGAAATTCCAGTCGACTTTTCAAAGCAATACACAGCATCATGGATGTGCTTATCCCTTTTGGGAGCTTTGGCATGCTCTGCTGGTGATACATGGGCTTCAGAGATTGGTACCGTTATGAGTAAAAGCCAGCCAAGGTTAATAACAACCTGGGAAAAGGTTCCAGTAG GTACTAATGGAGCAATTACTTTAGTGGGCCTGCTCTCAAGTTTGCTTGGGGGCATGGCAGTAGGTATAGCCTACTTCATAACACAACTCATTTTCGTGAGTGATCTGGAAATATCTGCTCCGCAATGGCCCATTATTGTGTTTGGCGCAGCAGCTGGCTTACTGGGATCAATTGTTGATTCATATTTGGGAGCTACAATGCAATACAGCG GTTTTGACCAGAATATCGGCATGGTTGTCAACCACCAAACAAAAGACTCCAAGCACATATCTGGAAAACCTATATTGGACAACAACGcagtaaatcttttttcttctatagtCATTGCTTTGGTGCTTCCAGGTGTGGCGTGGTGTTTCTGGCCCAGGGGTTGA
- the TMEM19 gene encoding transmembrane protein 19 isoform X3, which yields MRGTATGRDGGGAGGPGEQVFSFWLPMTCYQEDFFKEYLKMMANIVVLNLLICISLAFWIVSMTASTYYGTLRPISPWRWLFSILVPLLIATQGFKKKSLDHSGALGGLVVGFILTVANYSFFTSLLVFFVTSSKLTKWKKDRKKQIDSEYKEGGQRNWVQVFCNGGVPTELAILYMIENGPGEIPVDFSKQYTASWMCLSLLGALACSAGDTWASEIGTVMSKSQPRLITTWEKVPVGTNGAITLVGLLSSLLGGMAVGIAYFITQLIFVSDLEISAPQWPIIVFGAAAGLLGSIVDSYLGATMQYSGFDQNIGMVVNHQTKDSKHISGKPILDNNAVNLFSSIVIALVLPGVAWCFWPRG from the exons ATGCGCGGAACGGCGACGGGGAGGGATGGTGGTGGCGCCGGCGGGCCGGGGGAGCAG GTGTTTTCCTTCTGGCTTCCTATGACCTGTTACCAGGAGGATTTCTTCAAAGAGTACTTGAAGATGATGGCGAATATTGTTGTCCTGAACTTGctcatttgtatttctctgGCTTTCTGGATCGTGTCCATGACTGCAAGTACGTACTACG GTACTTTACGACCCATTTCTCCATGGCGCTGGCTTTTTTCAATCTTGGTTCCACTACTGATTGCAACACAGGGTTTTAAGAAGAAGAGTCTGGATCACAGTGGTGCATTGGGAG gaCTGGTGGTTGGATTTATCCTTACAGTTGCAAATTACAGTTTCTTCACttctttgcttgtattttttgttaCTTCTTCAAAACTtactaaatggaaaaaagatagaaagaaGCAAATAGATTCAGAATACAAAGAAG GCGGACAGAGGAATTGGGTGCAAGTATTCTGTAATGGTGGTGTTCCTACTGAGCTCGCCATCTTATATATGATAGAAAATGGACCAGGTGAAATTCCAGTCGACTTTTCAAAGCAATACACAGCATCATGGATGTGCTTATCCCTTTTGGGAGCTTTGGCATGCTCTGCTGGTGATACATGGGCTTCAGAGATTGGTACCGTTATGAGTAAAAGCCAGCCAAGGTTAATAACAACCTGGGAAAAGGTTCCAGTAG GTACTAATGGAGCAATTACTTTAGTGGGCCTGCTCTCAAGTTTGCTTGGGGGCATGGCAGTAGGTATAGCCTACTTCATAACACAACTCATTTTCGTGAGTGATCTGGAAATATCTGCTCCGCAATGGCCCATTATTGTGTTTGGCGCAGCAGCTGGCTTACTGGGATCAATTGTTGATTCATATTTGGGAGCTACAATGCAATACAGCG GTTTTGACCAGAATATCGGCATGGTTGTCAACCACCAAACAAAAGACTCCAAGCACATATCTGGAAAACCTATATTGGACAACAACGcagtaaatcttttttcttctatagtCATTGCTTTGGTGCTTCCAGGTGTGGCGTGGTGTTTCTGGCCCAGGGGTTGA
- the TMEM19 gene encoding transmembrane protein 19 isoform X4, which produces MRGTATGRDGGGAGGPGEQVFSFWLPMTCYQEDFFKEYLKMMANIVVLNLLICISLAFWIVSMTASTLRPISPWRWLFSILVPLLIATQGFKKKSLDHSGALGGLVVGFILTVANYSFFTSLLVFFVTSSKLTKWKKDRKKQIDSEYKEGGQRNWVQVFCNGGVPTELAILYMIENGPGEIPVDFSKQYTASWMCLSLLGALACSAGDTWASEIGTVMSKSQPRLITTWEKVPVGTNGAITLVGLLSSLLGGMAVGIAYFITQLIFVSDLEISAPQWPIIVFGAAAGLLGSIVDSYLGATMQYSGFDQNIGMVVNHQTKDSKHISGKPILDNNAVNLFSSIVIALVLPGVAWCFWPRG; this is translated from the exons ATGCGCGGAACGGCGACGGGGAGGGATGGTGGTGGCGCCGGCGGGCCGGGGGAGCAG GTGTTTTCCTTCTGGCTTCCTATGACCTGTTACCAGGAGGATTTCTTCAAAGAGTACTTGAAGATGATGGCGAATATTGTTGTCCTGAACTTGctcatttgtatttctctgGCTTTCTGGATCGTGTCCATGACTGCAA GTACTTTACGACCCATTTCTCCATGGCGCTGGCTTTTTTCAATCTTGGTTCCACTACTGATTGCAACACAGGGTTTTAAGAAGAAGAGTCTGGATCACAGTGGTGCATTGGGAG gaCTGGTGGTTGGATTTATCCTTACAGTTGCAAATTACAGTTTCTTCACttctttgcttgtattttttgttaCTTCTTCAAAACTtactaaatggaaaaaagatagaaagaaGCAAATAGATTCAGAATACAAAGAAG GCGGACAGAGGAATTGGGTGCAAGTATTCTGTAATGGTGGTGTTCCTACTGAGCTCGCCATCTTATATATGATAGAAAATGGACCAGGTGAAATTCCAGTCGACTTTTCAAAGCAATACACAGCATCATGGATGTGCTTATCCCTTTTGGGAGCTTTGGCATGCTCTGCTGGTGATACATGGGCTTCAGAGATTGGTACCGTTATGAGTAAAAGCCAGCCAAGGTTAATAACAACCTGGGAAAAGGTTCCAGTAG GTACTAATGGAGCAATTACTTTAGTGGGCCTGCTCTCAAGTTTGCTTGGGGGCATGGCAGTAGGTATAGCCTACTTCATAACACAACTCATTTTCGTGAGTGATCTGGAAATATCTGCTCCGCAATGGCCCATTATTGTGTTTGGCGCAGCAGCTGGCTTACTGGGATCAATTGTTGATTCATATTTGGGAGCTACAATGCAATACAGCG GTTTTGACCAGAATATCGGCATGGTTGTCAACCACCAAACAAAAGACTCCAAGCACATATCTGGAAAACCTATATTGGACAACAACGcagtaaatcttttttcttctatagtCATTGCTTTGGTGCTTCCAGGTGTGGCGTGGTGTTTCTGGCCCAGGGGTTGA